The following is a genomic window from Bacteroidia bacterium.
GACCGAACTCTTTGGCGGTCGCATCGAGGATATAGACGAAATGCGCATCATCGCATCCTGGTGCCTCACGCGGCGCGACGAATCCACGTACGTGGACATCGACACCTTCCCGAAATCCGACGATGCGCTGGAGCCGCTGTGCGACACCATCCGAAATGCCGGAATGATGATTACCGAGGACAGCGACTCTGCGAGCGGGGAGCTGGGAGCGTAGAGAGCAGCGAGGGTACAGTGAAGAAGAAAGGGGTAGTCTCGTGTACTGCGGGGATATCCACCGATACACGGCATCGTCGGTTCACCACAGCAGCACAAGTACAATCACTCCGTTGATCGCATGCGCAGCATAGCAAAGCGCGCAGGGCTTCCGCAGTACGAACAACAGGATGATCGTGAGATAGACCGATATACCGAACGACACGGCGGCGCCGAGCGTGATCAGCGTTTCCGACCAGGAGGGCAGTGGGAGGAGTATTCCGATCACCGACCAGAGCAGGAGCACGAAATACCAGACAATGCCGATGCGTGCGTTGGGTATGCCGGCGAACAATGCCGCCTGGGGCGCCTGTGTCACAGTATCACACTGGCTACCGATGTCAGGGTCAGTGGGGCACATGCTTCGTTGCCGTCTGAGCGCGGCAATGGAAACGAAGAGACCAGCGGTGGCGAGAAGAGACATATCGATCATGGTGGTACAACCCTCTTTCCTGTCAGAAGGGTTCCGGGTTGTTACATCCCGTGCATGGTACGCCCGCCCGCGCACCAACGTGCGCGGTGCTCTTGCATTTTCCGCCATCAAAGCGTACGTTGCACTGATAAAGCACATGATTATCCGATGAAAAGACGACGACACAGCTACCCGCGCATGACGCGAATACCTTGGAACTGCGATGACGCCTGTTTGCACAGTACTGGAGAACGGACATGCCTGACGCCAGCGCCTTCATGGCGAAGGACAGCCCTCCGAGTACCGAAGCCCTGAAAACCGTCCTCGCGGACACATACGGTCTGTGGGAGCGGCTTCGTGCCGAGGTATTGACACGCTATCCGAAAGCCGTGGAGGAATGGAGTTTTCCGGGAAAAACCTTCGGCTGGAGTTTTCGCGTCAAGGACAGCAAGCGTGTGATCGTCTACATGCTCCCTCGTGAGGGGTATTTCAAAGCGGCGTTCAATTTCGGCCAGCGGGCGGTGGATGAAATCATGGGATCCGGGGTCGCTCCTTCGATCAAGGAGGAGCTCGCCGCAGCGCGGGTGTATGCCGAGGGACGCGGAATCCGTATCGACGTACGGAAAAAGCGCGACCTGCAAGACGTACTGACGCTCGTCGAGATCAAGCTGCGTTGTTGATGCGGTACACTTGTCCATACCCTCTCCGCATGACGCTGCATCCGATAGAGATGGATAGCGGATTGAACATCACAACGAATTGTGATTGCCGTTCTGAAAACGAAAGGAAGGTCCACGATAACGGCGGTGTGCTCCGAATGCTGAAGACACGGCCGATTCCGCCCTGACTGCCTGAGACTCGCGTAATGCAAATAGGATCCCGTTATGAGAAAGTACCTGCCGTTCATCGTCACCGTCCTTATGATTGCCTGTGGCCAGCAGAAGGAAACCGGAACTTCCCTCATCGGTTTTCAGAATGTGTCATACCCGGAAGCCCTGAAGCTCGCAAAGGCGCAAGGGAAGCATCTCTTTCTCTACTTCCACTTCGAAGGATGTGGCGCGTGCAAGGAACTGGAGAAAGCAGCCTTCAGTGATGCGGAAATCGCGAAATACATCCGCTCGCAGTTCGTCTGTGTGGACGTGAATACCAGGCATGAAGAAGCGCGAGATTTCCTGCGTCCGTTTCCTGTTCGCGCCGCGCCGACATGCCTCATTGTAAACCCTGAAGGGGAAGCGGTGTACGCCCTCGTCGGCTTTGCCGACAAGAACGATTTTATCTCGAAGTTGCGGCAGTGGAAGACGGCAAACCCCGCGCTTGCTGCTCTGAGGGACCGTTACCACGCCGGCGACCGGGACGCGGATTTCATCCGCAAGTATATTGCGCTGCTGCGCGCGGAGGATTTACCTTATGCGAAAATCCTCGAGGACTACATCGAGCGCCAATCTTCCGTCGACCTGGAGTCGCGGGAGAATTTTGATCTGCTCTATGACCTGATTCCGGAGAGAATCAGTCCCGTCGTCCGGTTTCGCGGGGCGGCCTATACTGCTTTCCTCCGGGGCATCGAGACACACGCCGACCGCTATGACAGAGAACAACT
Proteins encoded in this region:
- a CDS encoding vitamin K epoxide reductase family protein; protein product: MIDMSLLATAGLFVSIAALRRQRSMCPTDPDIGSQCDTVTQAPQAALFAGIPNARIGIVWYFVLLLWSVIGILLPLPSWSETLITLGAAVSFGISVYLTIILLFVLRKPCALCYAAHAINGVIVLVLLW
- a CDS encoding DUF3788 domain-containing protein, with amino-acid sequence MPDASAFMAKDSPPSTEALKTVLADTYGLWERLRAEVLTRYPKAVEEWSFPGKTFGWSFRVKDSKRVIVYMLPREGYFKAAFNFGQRAVDEIMGSGVAPSIKEELAAARVYAEGRGIRIDVRKKRDLQDVLTLVEIKLRC
- a CDS encoding thioredoxin family protein, with the translated sequence MRKYLPFIVTVLMIACGQQKETGTSLIGFQNVSYPEALKLAKAQGKHLFLYFHFEGCGACKELEKAAFSDAEIAKYIRSQFVCVDVNTRHEEARDFLRPFPVRAAPTCLIVNPEGEAVYALVGFADKNDFISKLRQWKTANPALAALRDRYHAGDRDADFIRKYIALLRAEDLPYAKILEDYIERQSSVDLESRENFDLLYDLIPERISPVVRFRGAAYTAFLRGIETHADRYDREQLDGRVLMGLLDALYESIETSNTALFDSVMTVVSGIPLRGRSLIRDRDGQPITMIFPEQYGIKIKLEFYHKAGDTENYRATLNQYLTEIRDDAEALNELARSFAEFANDKDSLHQASMWAQRSIALASSYENNDTYAALLYRLGEYSKALAQAEKALAIAKRTSLTPTSTERLIVNIKKAMR